TTCATCTCCTCCATAAATCGTAACTTGAGAAACCCCTGGCACCGAGAGAATTTGATTACTGACGGTTCCTTCTACCAACTGACGTAACGCCATCATGGAGGTTTGTTCTTGGTTGTTGACAGTGAAGGCGTATTGTAAAATCGTGCCTAATGGGGAAACTAAAGGTGAAATTTCAGGGGGATGGGCATTTTCGGGGAATTGACTGCTAATCTGTTGTAGTCGTTCTGTGACTGCTTGTCGGGCTTTGTAAATGTCTGCATTTTGGTCAAATACCACTTGTACCATTGATAACCCGACTTTCGAGGAGGATCTCACCGTTGTCACTCCTGGTAAGCCATTAACCGCGCTTTCAATGGGGAGGGTAAGTTGAGACTCGACTTCTTCGGGGGCCAGTCCAGGGGCTTCTGTTTGAACATCTACTTGAGGAGGAGCAAATTCGGGAAACACATCTAAGGGCATTTGAGTAACATTAAAAACGCCCCAGAGGGTGATTAAAATAGCTCCAATAACAATTAACCATCGTTGGTTAATTGAACTTTTTATAATCTGATTAAGAATTGAATTAAGCATTGTTAAATCAGTCGGTGAGTATTATTAATCTTGAAGATGAGGAAAGCCACAGCAAAGCTGAGAACTTGATCAAAAGCTCTGTGTCGCTAACCTTGAATGTTTGTTAATGCTTATCTTCTATTGGATAAAGAGCCTTTCTTTTTCCCACCACTTCCTATAATGGCTAATGCTCCACCGACTAAAACTACTGCTCCCCCACCAATAGCAGCCATTGTAATAATGGGGAAACCATCTGATTTCTCTTCTGTTCCTTGGGATGATTCTTTAACCATATTCCCTGTATTATCATGACTATGGGGAATGCCTTGAGCATCTGCCTCAGCGTGGTTTAGCTCAGGTTCAGACGTTGTAATTGGTTCTGATGTTGGCTCAGTTTCAGCCGTTTTGGTTTTGCGAGACTCAGCATACAGAGATAAACTACCCTGAATAACAAGTTTTTCCCCAACTGACAATTCTTTCGTTACTTGAATTAGTTCGCCTTGGGTTGCCCCTGTGGTCACTTCCACTGGCTCATAATAATTTTCATACTGGACAAAGACAAGCTGCTTCCCGTCTGCGTCTACCAGGGCAGAAAAGGGAATCATCACCCCTACACCATCGGCGGCAGTTTGCTCAATAGGGGTGACAACAATGCCTAACATCTGATCGGTTTCGGCATTCATCTGTACTTTTTGAATGCCCCCCGTTGCTTGAAACTCATCTCCATGGCCCACATGGGAAAGGACAACGGTAGGCACACCGAGGGTTAAACTGAGACTAAGAAGACTAACGAGTGACAAGGCTTTCATAATAACTCCTCACAAAAAGCATGGCTGATCCAAAGTTTTTAATAGTCTGCCATAAAGCAGATGAAATCTAGATGAAATCAAAGTAATTTCAGTAGAATAAATTAGACTTGTAACAGTATTTTTTTGAACAATGCGAATTTTATTAGTAGAAGATGAAGAAGACTTAGGACTAGCCATAAAACAGGTTTTAGTCAGTGAAAAATATATTGTTGATTGGGTTGTAGATGGTGTAGAAGCTTGGCACTATCTAGAAAATGAATGGACAGACTACACTGTAGCCATTATTGATTGGCTGTTACCCAAGCTTTCAGGATTAGAATTATGTCAACGAATGAGATCCCATCAAAACCCCTTACCTGTGCTGATGTTAACCGCTTTAGGACAACCAGAAAACCGCATCACAGGATTAGATGCAGGGGCCGATGATTACTTGGTTAAACCCTTTGTTATGGAGGAGTTACTGGCACGATTGCGGGCATTACAAAGGCGATCACCCCAATTTCAGCCCCACACCCTAACCATCGGTCAATTTACCCTAGATGACGCTAATAACGTCCTCTGTGTCAACGTTACCCAACCCCCTCAAACCATTCCCTTAACGGTCAAAGAATTCCAAATTTTTGCTTACTTGATGAAATATCCCGATCGCATTATTTCAGGGAGTAAAATTCGTAATCAACTCTGGGATCTTGATGCAGAACCCATGAGTAACGTCGTTGCAGCACAAATGCGCTTAATACGGCGTAAATTAGCAAATTATAACTGTATTTGTCCCATTGAAACTATCCGAGGTCAAGGTTATCGCTTTAACTCAAATCTTGCCCTTGCTTGAACCTAATACAAAAGTTGCTCTTGAATGAATGAAAACCTCCCAATTATTTCGTCATAGTCGTCTGCGGTTAGCCTTTTGGTACACCTTGGTAATGGGGGTTATTTTAAGTTTATCGGGGTTGGGAATTTATCGTTCTTTAGTTCAGTCTAATTGGAAAGCAATGGAGAGGGAAATAGAATCAATTGCTGGGACACTTCACGATAGTTTAGAACCCATGTTACCTCCTTCAGAAAATCCGACAACGGTATTAAAGCGTATTTTGCCAGAATTGTGTTTAGTGGAACAACCTTGCAATGCTAATCCTAGCTTAATCGAAAGACATACTACAGGAATTAGCGATCGCAATACTTACTATATTCGTCTTTTTAATCATCAAGGCAAACTATTAGCTTTTTCTCCAAACCAACCAGCTAATCTGTCTCAAGCCTTAAATTCTAACCCCTGGCAAACCCTTACAAGTCAGGGTATTCGTTATCATCAATTTACGACTATTCTACACAGTGCCGATACTCATGAAGATGGTCATCAGAAGCGTCTTAATCCATCTTGGGGTTATTTACAACTAGGACGTACCTTAAAACCCTTTGATGCTGAAGTTAAGCGGATACAAGTTATTTTAATTATCGGGTTTCCCCTGGTTTTAGGGTTAGTTATCATCTCAAGTTGGTGGCTTTCAGGATTAGCTATGCAGCCTATTTATCAATCCTATCAGCAACAACAACAGTTTACAGCCAATGCTGCCCATGAATTGAGATCGCCTCTGGCTAGTCTTTTAGCAACAATAGAAACCGTTTTAAGGATACCACCCTCACAACCCCAAGATTTAACCAAGATGCTGCATACGTTAGAACGACAGGGACGACGCTTGAGCAATTTAGTGACCGATTTACTATTCTTAACCAGTCTCGAAGCACAATCATCATCTAAACCGTTTCAATCTTGTTGTTTAAATGACTTAGTAAGTGATTTGATCGAAGAATTTTCAGAACTTGCTACCATTGCTGATATTGACCTAATTGAGCAAATTCCTGATGAGCAAATTGATGTCTTAGGAGACGAGTCTCAACTATACCGTTTAGTTTCAAATTTAATAGGGAATGCTATTCAATATACCCCCACTGGGGGTCAGGTAGTGGTTAGCCTCATGGTAAAAGAACGCACTGCATTGATTAAGATTAAAGATACAGGTATTGGTATCTCTATCGAAGAACAGAATCGAATTTTTGAGCGATTTTACCGTGTTGATAGTGACCGCGCTCGAAAAACAGGAGGAACTGGCCTTGGTTTGTCCATTGCTCAGGCGATCGCCCATCATCATCAAGGTCATCTTACCGTTAAAAGTCAACTGAGGACAGGCAGTTTATTCACGATTCATCTACCGTGTTTAACCCGAACTCAGGTTTGCTCTTAACCCCATCGATCAAATTGTCCCGTGTGAGTATGAAGTAATCCCGTAAACAACTCATTGAGTTTTTCCGTACTAGATTCAGGTTTCATTAATTGCTGTCGTGCATCCACAAAATAGTGTTGGAAGTTCCCCATGGGTAATGAGGAGAAATC
This genomic stretch from Crocosphaera sp. UHCC 0190 harbors:
- the rppA gene encoding two-component system response regulator RppA; this translates as MRILLVEDEEDLGLAIKQVLVSEKYIVDWVVDGVEAWHYLENEWTDYTVAIIDWLLPKLSGLELCQRMRSHQNPLPVLMLTALGQPENRITGLDAGADDYLVKPFVMEELLARLRALQRRSPQFQPHTLTIGQFTLDDANNVLCVNVTQPPQTIPLTVKEFQIFAYLMKYPDRIISGSKIRNQLWDLDAEPMSNVVAAQMRLIRRKLANYNCICPIETIRGQGYRFNSNLALA
- a CDS encoding cobalt transporter codes for the protein MKALSLVSLLSLSLTLGVPTVVLSHVGHGDEFQATGGIQKVQMNAETDQMLGIVVTPIEQTAADGVGVMIPFSALVDADGKQLVFVQYENYYEPVEVTTGATQGELIQVTKELSVGEKLVIQGSLSLYAESRKTKTAETEPTSEPITTSEPELNHAEADAQGIPHSHDNTGNMVKESSQGTEEKSDGFPIITMAAIGGGAVVLVGGALAIIGSGGKKKGSLSNRR
- the rppB gene encoding two-component system sensor histidine kinase RppB gives rise to the protein MKTSQLFRHSRLRLAFWYTLVMGVILSLSGLGIYRSLVQSNWKAMEREIESIAGTLHDSLEPMLPPSENPTTVLKRILPELCLVEQPCNANPSLIERHTTGISDRNTYYIRLFNHQGKLLAFSPNQPANLSQALNSNPWQTLTSQGIRYHQFTTILHSADTHEDGHQKRLNPSWGYLQLGRTLKPFDAEVKRIQVILIIGFPLVLGLVIISSWWLSGLAMQPIYQSYQQQQQFTANAAHELRSPLASLLATIETVLRIPPSQPQDLTKMLHTLERQGRRLSNLVTDLLFLTSLEAQSSSKPFQSCCLNDLVSDLIEEFSELATIADIDLIEQIPDEQIDVLGDESQLYRLVSNLIGNAIQYTPTGGQVVVSLMVKERTALIKIKDTGIGISIEEQNRIFERFYRVDSDRARKTGGTGLGLSIAQAIAHHHQGHLTVKSQLRTGSLFTIHLPCLTRTQVCS